The following proteins are encoded in a genomic region of Natrinema sp. DC36:
- a CDS encoding rhodanese-like domain-containing protein, whose product MNRRTFLAVGGTAAIGGVAGCLGGDGGSDGDGYGPEPETMPEERSIDTSTYQTKEYEGVDVPLAPIADVFYWYQRQEARVADARQSSQYEKAHIAGAPLSPAPDGNSDDPVSDWSKDDRIVTYCGCPHHLSGLRAAWLLDNGYEEVYALDEGFQAWINAGYPLRGSDVSEDRATYSIHGQSDAAYAGEMVMLEQLDAERAEAAPIADDGSYTLQLHYAGSTDSRFRVEAPDYTTEGTLEELTSATVTA is encoded by the coding sequence ATGAACCGACGGACGTTCCTCGCTGTTGGCGGGACAGCAGCGATCGGCGGAGTGGCTGGTTGTCTCGGCGGCGATGGTGGTAGTGACGGAGATGGGTATGGTCCGGAGCCGGAGACGATGCCTGAAGAACGATCGATCGATACCAGCACCTATCAGACAAAGGAGTACGAGGGTGTTGACGTACCGCTGGCACCGATCGCCGACGTCTTCTACTGGTACCAGCGACAGGAGGCTCGGGTGGCCGATGCGCGCCAATCGAGTCAGTACGAGAAGGCACATATTGCCGGTGCACCGCTGAGTCCCGCTCCGGACGGCAACTCGGACGACCCGGTTTCGGATTGGTCCAAAGACGATCGCATCGTGACGTACTGTGGTTGCCCCCACCACCTTTCCGGATTGCGCGCTGCGTGGCTGCTCGACAACGGCTACGAGGAGGTGTACGCGCTCGACGAGGGATTTCAGGCGTGGATAAACGCCGGCTATCCGCTCAGGGGATCGGACGTCTCTGAAGATCGGGCGACATACAGCATTCACGGCCAGTCCGACGCCGCCTACGCCGGCGAGATGGTCATGCTCGAGCAACTCGACGCCGAGCGCGCTGAAGCAGCACCGATCGCCGACGACGGCTCGTACACGTTGCAACTCCACTACGCGGGCTCGACCGACTCTCGATTCAGAGTCGAAGCGCCCGACTACACGACCGAGGGAACGCTCGAGGAACTGACGAGCGCTACTGTTACGGCCTGA
- a CDS encoding NADH:flavin oxidoreductase gives MATLEDPIEIGDLTIPNRLYRAPLLECAGNGPDAVETLIDDLEPAAASGVGLICQGATIVRGEGGCAAPGMTRVHDADFVERLLRLTDRIHDHGSRVFVQLEHGGLRSMETWHAEYRREHSDLEQLAVSEPPWQLRLLDRLGFLEYDPHVLTTADVYDLAADFGRAAARAVDAGYDGIHLAGANMGIVQQFLSPFYNRRDDEFGGSPEARLEFLAVVHDEIRERAGDIPLMTKVPAETPAPPSPLVRRKLSLADGIEIARRLERIGYDAVVPVQTSVVWDMSIVRGAYPDRAWNNEALREKYDAAFGGSARRRLVALANRVQSFQYDFEPAWNEDFCRRVREQVSIPVLAEGGIRGRAEMDRLLGSSERGGAEGTNANDTPPACDMVGMARPFYAEPRLGARLLEAESGDEGPRVLCESCNNCTVPQVTGAPGLCRTPDVVRRRGELEREGAYERPES, from the coding sequence ATGGCCACCCTCGAGGACCCCATCGAGATCGGCGATCTCACGATCCCCAACCGGCTCTACCGCGCGCCACTGCTCGAGTGTGCGGGCAACGGCCCCGATGCGGTCGAGACGTTGATCGACGACCTCGAGCCCGCCGCGGCGTCGGGCGTCGGGCTCATCTGTCAGGGAGCGACGATCGTTCGGGGCGAGGGCGGCTGTGCCGCGCCGGGGATGACCCGCGTCCACGACGCTGATTTCGTCGAGAGGCTGTTGCGACTGACCGATCGGATCCACGACCACGGGAGTCGGGTCTTCGTCCAGCTCGAGCACGGCGGGCTTCGAAGTATGGAGACCTGGCACGCCGAGTATCGTCGGGAGCATTCCGACCTCGAGCAACTCGCCGTCTCGGAACCGCCGTGGCAGTTGCGGCTGCTCGATCGACTCGGATTCCTCGAGTACGATCCGCACGTCCTCACGACTGCGGACGTGTACGATCTCGCGGCTGATTTCGGCCGCGCGGCCGCTCGAGCCGTCGACGCCGGCTACGACGGGATCCACCTCGCCGGCGCGAACATGGGGATCGTCCAGCAGTTTCTCTCTCCCTTCTACAACCGGCGAGACGACGAGTTCGGCGGCTCGCCGGAGGCCCGCCTCGAGTTTCTCGCGGTCGTCCACGACGAGATCCGCGAACGGGCGGGGGACATCCCCCTGATGACGAAGGTGCCGGCCGAGACGCCCGCGCCGCCGTCGCCGCTCGTTCGCCGGAAACTCTCGCTCGCAGACGGGATCGAAATCGCTCGTCGACTCGAGCGGATCGGCTACGACGCGGTCGTGCCGGTCCAGACGTCGGTCGTCTGGGACATGAGCATCGTCCGCGGGGCGTATCCTGATCGGGCGTGGAACAACGAGGCGCTGCGCGAGAAGTACGACGCGGCCTTCGGCGGGTCGGCGCGACGGCGGCTCGTCGCCCTGGCGAACCGCGTGCAGTCGTTCCAGTACGATTTCGAGCCCGCGTGGAACGAGGACTTCTGTCGGCGCGTACGCGAGCAGGTGTCGATTCCCGTGCTCGCGGAGGGCGGGATTCGGGGACGGGCGGAGATGGATCGATTGCTCGGCTCGAGCGAGCGGGGCGGGGCAGAAGGCACAAACGCGAACGACACACCGCCCGCCTGCGACATGGTCGGCATGGCCCGTCCCTTCTACGCCGAACCGCGGTTAGGGGCGCGGCTGCTCGAGGCCGAGTCGGGAGACGAGGGGCCGCGCGTGCTCTGTGAGAGTTGCAACAACTGTACGGTACCGCAGGTGACGGGTGCCCCGGGGCTCTGCCGGACGCCCGATGTGGTTCGGAGACGTGGCGAACTCGAGCGGGAGGGTGCCTACGAGCGACCAGAATCGTAG
- the cgi121 gene encoding KEOPS complex subunit Cgi121, with protein sequence MELLECRLAIDDLDSFVAEIGEVGDRHGVTIQAFDSRYVADRPHLERAVKLADRAIERGENVARDRAVEMLLYAAGRRQIDRALEMGVGEGDNRAVVLVDGDTGDTEAAALEDLEELNAFVEREPTLESQDEETLCEFFEITDAERGATDASLSALVGERVALLEVEK encoded by the coding sequence ATGGAGCTACTCGAATGTCGGCTCGCGATCGACGATCTGGACTCGTTCGTGGCCGAAATCGGCGAGGTCGGGGACCGCCACGGCGTGACGATTCAGGCGTTCGATTCGCGGTACGTCGCCGACCGTCCCCACCTCGAGCGGGCCGTCAAACTGGCCGATCGCGCCATCGAGCGCGGCGAGAACGTCGCCCGTGATCGCGCCGTCGAGATGCTGCTGTACGCCGCCGGCCGGCGACAGATCGATCGGGCGCTCGAGATGGGCGTCGGCGAGGGAGACAATCGGGCAGTCGTACTCGTCGACGGCGATACCGGCGATACGGAAGCGGCCGCGCTTGAGGATCTCGAAGAACTGAACGCGTTCGTCGAACGGGAGCCGACGCTCGAGTCGCAAGACGAGGAGACGCTCTGCGAGTTCTTCGAGATCACCGATGCCGAACGCGGGGCCACCGACGCGTCGCTGTCGGCGCTGGTCGGCGAACGGGTCGCCCTGCTCGAGGTCGAGAAGTGA
- a CDS encoding ATP-dependent DNA helicase produces MNIEELTGLPAGAVDHFRSDGIEELYPPQAEAVEAGATDGESLVAAVPTASGKTMIAALSMLSAVERGGKALYIVPLRALASEKKEEFEAYERFGVTTGVTTGNYESTSDWLSTKDIVVATSEKVDSLVRNGADWLSDLTCVVSDEVHLIDDRNRGPTLEVTLAKLRKLNPRMQVVALSATVGNADEIADWLDAALVDTDWRPIDLQMGVHYGNALNFDDGSTREVPVEGSEKQEAALVRDILQEGGSSLVFVNSRRNAEAAARRLGGVSRNELTAEEQTELAELADDIRDDSDTETSKDLAEAVERGSAFHHAGLSSTQRSIVEDAFRDRLLKVISATPTLAAGVNTPARRVIVRDWRRFDPSAGGMAPLDVLEVHQMMGRAGRPGLDPYGEAVLLAKSHEESEELFDRYVWADPEPVRSKLAAEPALRTHVLATIASGFARTRGGLLEFLEATLYASQSTEAGRLETVTDTVLQYLESNDFIERDSGDESGDEATSGAFTSAADLADDTGRDESLEATSLGHTVSRLYLDPMSAATIVHGLERADERPTALGLYQLVSRTPDMYELYLRSGEDEKFGELYYEREAELLGDAPSEFEEERFEDWLSALKTGKLLEDWAAETDEEQLTDRYKIGPGDLRGKVDTAEWLLGAAESLAAEIDSEWTVAVREARARVEHGVGEELLELVSVGGVGRKRARRLYDAGIEEPADLRTADKGVVLSVLKGEKTAETILENAGREDPSMDGVEPSESGGGAPIGDSSDDAESDATTAESTDPDDSQASLGDF; encoded by the coding sequence ATGAATATCGAGGAGCTGACGGGGCTCCCGGCCGGTGCCGTCGACCACTTCCGGAGCGACGGCATCGAGGAGCTCTACCCGCCACAGGCCGAGGCGGTCGAGGCCGGCGCGACCGACGGCGAGAGCCTCGTCGCCGCGGTCCCCACCGCCAGCGGGAAGACGATGATCGCCGCGCTCTCGATGCTGTCGGCGGTCGAGCGCGGCGGGAAGGCGCTGTACATCGTCCCGCTGCGAGCGCTCGCCAGCGAGAAAAAGGAGGAGTTCGAAGCCTACGAGCGCTTCGGCGTGACGACGGGCGTGACGACCGGCAACTACGAGAGCACCAGCGACTGGCTCTCGACGAAGGACATCGTCGTCGCCACCAGCGAGAAGGTCGACTCACTCGTGCGAAACGGGGCCGACTGGCTCTCGGATCTGACCTGCGTCGTCAGCGACGAGGTCCACCTCATCGACGACCGGAACCGGGGGCCGACGCTCGAGGTGACCCTCGCGAAACTCCGCAAGCTCAACCCCCGCATGCAGGTCGTCGCGCTCTCGGCGACGGTCGGCAACGCCGACGAGATCGCCGACTGGCTCGACGCCGCACTCGTGGACACCGACTGGCGACCGATCGACCTCCAGATGGGCGTCCACTACGGCAACGCGCTGAACTTCGACGACGGCTCGACCCGCGAGGTTCCGGTGGAAGGTAGCGAGAAGCAGGAGGCCGCGCTCGTTCGCGACATCCTCCAGGAGGGGGGCTCCTCGCTCGTGTTCGTCAACTCCCGTCGGAACGCCGAGGCCGCTGCGAGACGGTTGGGCGGAGTCTCGCGGAACGAACTGACCGCCGAGGAACAGACGGAACTGGCCGAGCTGGCCGACGACATCCGCGACGATAGCGACACCGAGACCAGCAAGGACCTTGCCGAGGCCGTCGAACGCGGCTCGGCGTTTCACCACGCCGGCCTCTCGAGCACCCAGCGGAGCATCGTCGAGGACGCCTTTCGCGACCGACTCCTGAAGGTGATCTCGGCCACACCGACGCTCGCAGCGGGAGTCAATACCCCGGCCCGCCGCGTGATCGTCCGCGACTGGCGGCGCTTCGATCCCAGCGCCGGCGGGATGGCACCTCTGGACGTCCTCGAGGTCCACCAGATGATGGGACGGGCGGGTCGGCCGGGGCTCGACCCCTACGGCGAGGCCGTGTTGCTCGCCAAGAGCCACGAGGAAAGCGAGGAGCTGTTCGACCGCTACGTCTGGGCCGATCCCGAACCGGTGCGCTCGAAGCTGGCAGCCGAGCCCGCGCTACGAACCCACGTACTCGCAACCATCGCCTCCGGCTTCGCTCGAACGCGAGGTGGGCTCCTCGAGTTCCTCGAGGCCACCCTCTACGCCAGCCAGTCGACCGAAGCCGGCCGGCTCGAGACGGTGACCGATACGGTCTTGCAGTACCTCGAGTCGAACGACTTTATCGAGCGCGATAGCGGTGACGAGAGCGGCGACGAAGCGACCAGCGGCGCGTTCACCTCGGCTGCCGACCTCGCTGACGATACCGGTCGAGACGAGTCGCTCGAGGCCACCAGCCTCGGCCACACCGTCTCCCGACTCTACCTGGATCCGATGAGCGCCGCGACGATCGTCCACGGGCTCGAGCGGGCGGACGAGCGCCCGACCGCGCTGGGACTCTACCAGCTCGTCTCGCGGACGCCCGACATGTACGAGCTCTACCTCCGATCGGGCGAGGACGAGAAATTCGGCGAACTCTACTACGAGCGCGAGGCCGAGCTGCTGGGCGACGCACCCAGCGAGTTCGAGGAGGAGCGCTTCGAGGACTGGCTCTCCGCGCTCAAGACGGGCAAACTGCTCGAGGACTGGGCCGCGGAGACCGACGAGGAGCAGCTGACCGACCGATACAAGATCGGCCCGGGCGACCTCCGCGGGAAGGTCGACACCGCCGAGTGGCTGCTCGGTGCGGCCGAGTCGCTCGCCGCGGAGATCGACAGCGAGTGGACCGTCGCCGTCCGAGAGGCCCGCGCCCGCGTCGAACACGGCGTCGGTGAGGAACTCCTCGAACTCGTCTCGGTCGGCGGCGTCGGCCGGAAGCGCGCTCGCCGACTCTACGACGCGGGAATCGAGGAGCCTGCGGACCTGCGGACCGCGGACAAGGGCGTCGTTCTCAGCGTGCTCAAGGGGGAGAAGACGGCCGAAACCATCCTCGAGAACGCCGGCCGCGAGGATCCCTCGATGGACGGCGTCGAACCGTCCGAGTCGGGAGGTGGAGCGCCGATCGGAGACTCGAGCGACGATGCAGAGAGCGACGCGACGACGGCGGAGTCGACGGACCCGGACGACAGTCAGGCGAGCCTGGGTGATTTCTGA
- a CDS encoding universal stress protein, whose product MADSTHVLVPTLGRPREDEALAYALETFPDADITLLAAVTPLDAPLSEGGVLERSEERTTAARAGAEELLESVTDSTDSTDPAPVDRVRIETAEGRPGTVVPQYASEEGVDHVVIYGSRSGSTGFLRRFLGRGIAATVVERTARPVTVL is encoded by the coding sequence ATGGCCGACTCTACTCACGTCCTCGTCCCGACGCTCGGCCGTCCGCGGGAAGACGAGGCGCTCGCGTACGCCCTCGAGACGTTCCCCGACGCCGACATCACGCTGCTCGCTGCCGTGACGCCGCTGGACGCACCGCTTAGCGAAGGTGGTGTCCTCGAGCGAAGCGAGGAACGGACGACGGCGGCCCGGGCCGGCGCCGAGGAGCTGCTCGAGTCGGTCACCGATTCCACGGATTCCACCGATCCCGCGCCGGTGGACCGCGTTCGGATCGAGACGGCCGAGGGACGACCCGGCACCGTCGTCCCGCAGTACGCGTCCGAGGAGGGGGTCGATCACGTCGTCATCTACGGCTCCCGAAGCGGGTCGACGGGATTTCTCAGGCGGTTTCTCGGCCGCGGCATCGCCGCCACGGTGGTCGAACGCACTGCGCGGCCGGTGACGGTGCTTTAG
- a CDS encoding inorganic phosphate transporter — MVALSFAVLVGTAILTCLFMAWVLGANSNSPPFAPAIGANAISTMQAAFVIGLLAAAGALMQGGSISETIGGDLIDGVTITPLAATAGLLTAAGFMAIGIYTRYPIPAAFATTGAMVGVGLSLGGDPAMATYRRLGTFWLLVPIMSGGLAYATATILRRDDIPETVGVPLLAGIVGAIVANIRLGVIPDPSADQGTLAGFVSRPFGGGPTLAAGIDLGTVLVTIGAGVLAFYLVRERVRASVESGIRSFLLVLGGIVAFSSGGSQVGLATGPLENLFRAELGLPGIFLLAIGAVGILAGAWMGAPRLLQATSREYAQLGVRRSIAALVPGFIIAQLAIALGIPISLNNIILSGVIGGGLAGGSAGVSRRKIGVTITFWLVTLGSSVIVGYGLYQLFAWAIGG, encoded by the coding sequence ATGGTTGCACTGTCCTTTGCCGTTCTAGTCGGGACCGCCATCTTGACCTGTCTGTTCATGGCGTGGGTGCTCGGGGCGAACAGCAACTCGCCGCCGTTCGCTCCGGCGATCGGCGCAAACGCGATTTCGACGATGCAAGCGGCGTTCGTCATCGGCCTGCTCGCGGCCGCGGGGGCGCTCATGCAGGGCGGCAGCATCTCCGAGACCATCGGTGGGGATCTAATCGATGGCGTCACGATCACGCCGCTGGCGGCCACCGCGGGCCTGCTGACCGCGGCGGGCTTCATGGCGATCGGTATCTATACCCGATACCCGATCCCAGCGGCGTTCGCGACGACGGGCGCGATGGTCGGCGTCGGCCTCTCGCTGGGCGGCGACCCGGCGATGGCGACCTACCGCCGGTTAGGGACCTTCTGGCTGCTCGTCCCGATCATGTCCGGCGGGTTAGCGTACGCGACGGCGACGATCCTCCGCCGCGACGACATCCCCGAGACCGTCGGTGTCCCGCTGCTCGCGGGAATCGTCGGCGCGATCGTCGCCAATATCCGCCTCGGGGTGATTCCGGATCCGTCGGCGGATCAGGGCACGCTGGCCGGCTTCGTTTCCCGACCGTTCGGCGGCGGGCCGACGCTCGCCGCCGGGATCGATCTCGGAACGGTTCTGGTGACGATCGGTGCCGGAGTCCTCGCGTTCTACTTGGTCCGCGAGCGCGTCCGCGCCTCCGTCGAGAGCGGTATCCGCTCGTTCCTGCTGGTTCTCGGCGGCATCGTCGCCTTCTCCTCGGGCGGTTCGCAGGTCGGGCTCGCGACCGGCCCGCTCGAGAACCTCTTTCGAGCCGAACTCGGCCTGCCGGGGATCTTCCTGCTCGCGATCGGTGCGGTCGGCATCCTCGCCGGAGCCTGGATGGGCGCTCCGCGGCTGTTGCAGGCGACCTCCCGGGAGTACGCCCAGCTCGGCGTGCGCCGATCGATCGCGGCGCTGGTGCCGGGGTTCATCATCGCCCAACTGGCGATCGCGCTCGGGATCCCCATCTCGCTGAACAACATCATCCTCTCGGGGGTCATCGGCGGCGGGCTGGCCGGTGGCTCGGCCGGCGTCTCCCGACGCAAGATCGGCGTCACGATAACTTTCTGGCTGGTGACGCTCGGGAGTTCGGTTATCGTCGGGTACGGACTCTATCAACTGTTCGCGTGGGCCATCGGGGGTTGA